The Merismopedia glauca CCAP 1448/3 DNA window AAGCAGAAATATTAGCTAGTCGTCAAGAGTTAAAAGAAGCGATCGCTAATGGAACAGCTAAAAGGGGTGGCGTTCGCGAACTAATTGCCGAACTACTAGGAAATGATGATGATAGCTAACCTCAAACACCACTCAATGACCCCAGCAGAGTATCTAACCTGGGAAGCCGAACAACCTCTGAAATACGAATACTTTCAGGGTGAAGTTTATGCCATGACGGGTGGAACTCTACCCCATAATGACATTGCCGTGAACTTAACCAGCGCTTTGAGAGGTGCGCTGAGGGGAACTGGTTGTAAGGTGCGAATGGCTGATGCTAAGGTCAAAATTTCACAGCAAGGACCTTATTTCTATCCTGACATTGTAGTCAGTTGCGACGATCGCGATCGCACGGCGATGGATGCGATTTGCTATCCCGTTTTAATTGTTGAGGTTTTATCGCCTG harbors:
- a CDS encoding Uma2 family endonuclease — translated: MTPAEYLTWEAEQPLKYEYFQGEVYAMTGGTLPHNDIAVNLTSALRGALRGTGCKVRMADAKVKISQQGPYFYPDIVVSCDDRDRTAMDAICYPVLIVEVLSPGTAGFDRGDKFKFYRRIPTLREYLLIDAEKVAIDCYRKGNSRRWELIAYPEDAADPENPVLELESINFSCSLEMVYEEVEVRGE